One Cupriavidus oxalaticus genomic region harbors:
- a CDS encoding tripartite tricarboxylate transporter substrate binding protein, producing the protein MPIRPALHCVRRAAVCAVLALSMPVAMAWTNKPVRVLIPAPAGGTMDVLARVLSEALTAELGQPVVIDNKPGAGGGIAINTMLAAPADGHTILVSTTNVLTEIPHVMKTSFDPMKDVKPVAAVARSTLVLVGSASLPPKDLPSLVSYAKAHSGQLSFASYSAGTVAHYAGLIMNQKAGMDLQHVPFAGSPPALTQVMGGQIAVMYDGMVTSLPMIKAGKLQAYALAAKQRSPLLPQVPTFAELGYPDIDFNNWAGVFVSAKVPADVIQKIQAAVYKAASAPKVQDRILGLGFETMPAQTLAQLGQGLRAEYDRNAAIVKANNIQP; encoded by the coding sequence ATGCCAATCCGCCCTGCCCTGCACTGCGTGCGCCGCGCCGCCGTCTGCGCTGTCCTGGCCCTGTCCATGCCCGTCGCCATGGCATGGACCAACAAGCCGGTCCGGGTACTGATTCCTGCGCCTGCCGGCGGCACCATGGATGTGCTGGCACGTGTGCTGTCCGAAGCGCTCACGGCTGAACTGGGCCAGCCCGTGGTGATCGATAACAAGCCGGGCGCCGGCGGCGGCATTGCGATCAACACGATGCTGGCGGCGCCGGCCGACGGGCACACCATCCTGGTGTCCACCACCAACGTGCTCACGGAGATCCCGCATGTGATGAAGACCTCTTTCGATCCGATGAAGGACGTGAAGCCCGTGGCCGCGGTGGCCAGGTCGACCCTCGTGCTGGTCGGGTCGGCGAGCCTGCCGCCCAAGGACCTGCCGAGCCTGGTCAGCTATGCGAAGGCCCATTCGGGCCAGCTCAGCTTTGCTTCCTACAGCGCGGGCACGGTCGCCCACTATGCCGGCCTGATCATGAACCAGAAAGCCGGCATGGACCTGCAGCACGTGCCGTTTGCCGGCTCTCCGCCGGCGCTGACACAGGTCATGGGCGGACAGATCGCCGTGATGTACGACGGCATGGTGACCTCGCTGCCGATGATCAAGGCCGGCAAGCTGCAGGCCTATGCCCTCGCCGCGAAACAGCGCTCGCCGCTGCTGCCGCAGGTCCCGACCTTTGCCGAGCTGGGCTATCCGGACATTGACTTCAACAACTGGGCGGGCGTGTTCGTATCGGCCAAGGTGCCGGCAGACGTGATCCAGAAAATCCAGGCTGCCGTCTACAAGGCGGCCTCGGCGCCCAAGGTGCAGGACCGGATTCTCGGGCTCGGCTTCGAGACCATGCCAGCGCAAACCCTTGCCCAGCTTGGCCAGGGCTTGCGCGCCGAATACGATCGCAATGCCGCCATCGTGAAGGCCAACAACATCCAGCCCTGA
- a CDS encoding serine hydrolase domain-containing protein — translation MPLTHALDHADTPEEVGLSARRLRSISSVINADVDRRKIPGAVVLVARKGRIAWFEAFGFEHADTQSRPMQRHSVFRIAAMTRPVVGVAALILMEEGRLALNDPVERYIPEFACLQVGVESADANTGERRLALEPMRRAMTVHDLFRHTSGLTYGQFGDSLVQRRYRDTGLMDPAQTNAEMVAKLAAIPLQCQPGEVFEYGMSTDVLGRIVEIVSGMDLAHFVAERVTRPLRMHATGFRLIRQDGAGLALPSGASGKSTALFDYDEQGPPRWHSGGAGLLSTAGDYARFCQMLLNGGVLDGVRLLSRKTVELMLGNHLPRSTRFGGSTTGLGINAPLPDLGQGHGLTVGVRTAPGLSPVPGSVGDFYWGGALGTYFWADPQEQLLAILMLQENDLATRAGYRSLLRNLVYGALED, via the coding sequence TTGCCTCTCACCCATGCCCTGGACCATGCCGACACCCCCGAAGAGGTGGGGCTGTCCGCGCGGCGGCTGCGGTCGATCTCGTCGGTGATCAATGCGGATGTCGACCGGCGCAAGATCCCGGGCGCTGTCGTGCTGGTTGCGCGCAAGGGCCGGATCGCCTGGTTCGAGGCGTTTGGCTTCGAGCATGCGGATACCCAATCGCGACCGATGCAGCGCCATTCGGTGTTCCGCATTGCAGCGATGACGCGGCCCGTTGTCGGCGTGGCAGCGCTGATATTGATGGAAGAAGGCCGGCTGGCCCTGAACGACCCGGTCGAACGCTACATCCCCGAGTTCGCCTGCCTCCAGGTCGGCGTCGAATCGGCCGATGCGAATACAGGGGAGCGCCGCCTTGCGCTCGAACCCATGCGCCGCGCCATGACTGTTCACGACCTGTTCCGGCACACCTCCGGTCTGACATACGGGCAATTCGGCGATTCGCTGGTGCAGCGCCGGTATCGCGATACCGGCCTGATGGACCCTGCACAGACCAATGCCGAGATGGTCGCGAAGCTGGCGGCCATTCCGCTGCAATGCCAGCCGGGCGAGGTGTTCGAATATGGCATGTCCACCGACGTGCTCGGCCGCATCGTCGAGATCGTTTCGGGCATGGACCTCGCTCACTTCGTCGCCGAGCGCGTGACGCGGCCACTGCGCATGCATGCAACAGGCTTCCGGTTGATCCGGCAGGACGGCGCCGGCCTGGCGCTGCCCTCCGGCGCATCCGGCAAATCCACCGCCCTGTTCGACTACGACGAGCAGGGCCCGCCTCGCTGGCATTCCGGGGGCGCCGGCCTGCTGTCCACGGCCGGCGACTACGCGCGCTTCTGCCAGATGCTGCTCAACGGCGGTGTGCTCGATGGCGTGCGCCTGCTCTCCAGGAAGACGGTCGAACTGATGCTTGGCAACCATCTGCCCCGGTCCACGCGCTTTGGCGGTTCGACAACAGGGCTCGGCATCAACGCGCCACTGCCCGATCTCGGCCAGGGCCATGGCCTGACAGTGGGCGTACGCACCGCCCCGGGCTTGAGCCCGGTACCGGGTTCGGTCGGCGATTTCTACTGGGGCGGCGCGCTCGGAACCTATTTCTGGGCGGATCCGCAAGAGCAGCTGCTTGCCATCCTGATGCTTCAGGAAAACGACCTGGCGACGCGCGCCGGATACCGGTCCCTGTTACGCAACCTCGTATACGGCGCGCTGGAAGACTGA
- a CDS encoding SDR family NAD(P)-dependent oxidoreductase, protein MIHPDIDSNDSPPGTRPRLQDFQGKTAIITGAASGIGLALADALAARGADLALADIDAHGLDAARERLAPTGRRICTRVLDVSSDADVRDAAAQFEAQVGRIHLVFNNAGIDMSGELASLSGQDWTRAFGINVFGVIHGIRHFLPLLRRHGEPAHFVATASGAGFWVNGGFPMGAYSATKYSVVALCEALEQELDGTGIGVSVLCPGPVKTPIAARSSHASESFKASVAAGTAPELVASQALEAIRAGEFYIFTPTRMRPRLEARFARILGALERAPAIATGAPPA, encoded by the coding sequence ATGATTCATCCAGACATCGACAGCAACGATTCCCCACCGGGCACCCGCCCCCGCCTTCAGGACTTTCAGGGCAAGACGGCGATCATCACGGGCGCCGCGTCCGGCATCGGTCTGGCACTGGCCGATGCACTCGCGGCGCGCGGTGCCGACCTTGCGCTGGCCGATATCGACGCGCACGGGCTGGACGCCGCACGCGAGCGGCTCGCGCCCACCGGCAGGCGCATCTGCACGCGCGTACTGGACGTTTCCTCCGATGCGGACGTGCGCGACGCAGCAGCGCAGTTCGAGGCACAGGTGGGCCGCATCCATCTGGTGTTCAACAATGCCGGCATCGACATGAGTGGCGAACTGGCGTCGTTATCCGGGCAGGACTGGACCCGTGCATTCGGCATCAACGTGTTTGGCGTGATCCACGGCATCCGCCACTTCCTGCCGCTGCTGCGGCGGCACGGCGAGCCAGCCCATTTCGTCGCAACGGCGTCAGGCGCTGGCTTCTGGGTGAACGGCGGCTTTCCGATGGGCGCGTACTCAGCCACCAAATACAGCGTGGTGGCCCTCTGCGAGGCACTGGAGCAGGAACTCGACGGCACCGGCATTGGCGTCTCGGTGCTTTGTCCGGGCCCGGTGAAGACCCCCATCGCCGCACGCTCAAGCCATGCCAGCGAATCGTTCAAGGCCAGTGTTGCCGCCGGCACGGCGCCGGAACTGGTGGCCAGCCAGGCACTGGAGGCCATTCGCGCGGGCGAGTTCTATATCTTCACGCCGACACGCATGCGGCCGCGCCTGGAAGCGCGATTCGCGCGGATTCTGGGCGCACTGGAGCGCGCACCTGCCATCGCCACCGGAGCGCCCCCGGCATGA
- a CDS encoding NADP-dependent oxidoreductase: MKTMNRRWILRQRPVGDIGDNDLQLVEAPLPRPRDGEILVRNIYLMVAPTNRVWMSDIDQYMAPVALGEVMRGVTMGVVMESHHPDFRPGDIVEGAMAWEEYSVTRTARRVPVEYGLPLHAYASVLGSSGMTAYFGMLDIARPKAGETIVVSAAAGGVGSIAGQIGKILGCRVVGVAGGQNKCRLVTEEFGLDACVDYKAGNVLADLRAACPDGIDVDFENVGGDTMDAVLALINPGARIALCGMISTYNASGDWWSPKMFRNVIMKRARIEGFLISDYRPRFHEAVEVMAKWVRDGQLKYRVDVIEGIEQAPAALNRLFAGKNIGKQLVRLAPESVIG; encoded by the coding sequence ATGAAGACAATGAACCGGCGCTGGATCCTCAGGCAGCGCCCCGTCGGCGATATCGGCGACAACGACCTGCAGCTCGTGGAAGCACCGCTGCCTCGACCGCGCGACGGCGAGATCCTGGTGCGCAACATCTATCTCATGGTGGCGCCGACCAACCGCGTCTGGATGAGCGATATCGACCAGTACATGGCCCCGGTGGCGCTGGGCGAGGTGATGCGCGGCGTCACCATGGGCGTGGTCATGGAGTCCCATCACCCGGACTTCAGGCCTGGCGATATTGTTGAAGGCGCCATGGCGTGGGAAGAGTATTCGGTAACGCGAACTGCCCGGCGCGTCCCGGTGGAGTACGGCCTGCCCCTGCATGCCTATGCGAGCGTGCTGGGCAGCTCCGGCATGACGGCCTATTTCGGCATGCTCGACATTGCCAGGCCCAAGGCCGGCGAGACCATTGTGGTATCGGCCGCCGCAGGCGGCGTCGGCTCGATCGCCGGCCAGATCGGCAAGATACTTGGCTGCCGGGTGGTGGGCGTTGCGGGCGGCCAGAACAAATGCCGGTTGGTCACGGAAGAGTTTGGCCTGGATGCCTGTGTCGACTACAAGGCCGGCAACGTGCTTGCCGACCTTCGCGCCGCCTGCCCGGACGGCATCGACGTCGATTTCGAGAACGTGGGCGGGGACACCATGGATGCCGTGCTGGCTCTGATCAATCCGGGTGCCCGCATCGCCCTGTGCGGGATGATCTCGACTTACAACGCGAGCGGTGACTGGTGGAGCCCGAAGATGTTCCGCAACGTCATCATGAAACGCGCGCGCATCGAAGGGTTCCTCATTTCGGACTACCGCCCGAGGTTCCACGAAGCCGTGGAAGTCATGGCGAAATGGGTCAGGGACGGCCAGCTCAAGTACCGGGTCGACGTCATCGAGGGCATCGAGCAGGCGCCCGCCGCCCTGAACCGCCTGTTTGCCGGCAAGAACATCGGCAAGCAGCTTGTCCGCCTTGCCCCCGAATCCGTAATCGGCTGA